GACCCTATTCACCGTCCAATACAGAGTCTCCAGCAGTTTCAACAAAGTCCACTGATAGTGATACAGAAAAACCAAAGgacttattagaaaaatattctttggGTAAGACTACAACATTATACACAACAAACATAGACATTTACCAGTAGTCacatcaaaaagtttttatttgtattcaaaaatgcttataagagcctacttaaataaatataatttgaattttgacaTTGAGTGGAAtccttaatttttatcattcctCGGAGAAAGACAGCATTACAGTTAAGAGCAAGCTAATGATTGTTTTATTGCTAAATTTAATCCGTGGAATGCTTCTATTATACCATTTGTATGATATTTCAGGAACtgacaaatcaattttattcttcCTTTAGATTCATTTCTCGCAATGCACACCAGCGAAGACAATGCCAGCTACGATCGTGTAATTGCACTCGAAGATAAGAAACGCTCGTCAAAGTTCGCATCACAGATGGAGGCAGAAGTAACGTCAGCGGCTCTCGCAGACGCCGCGCTCACCCTGCCGTCTATAGAGCGGCAAGCCGACCAGAGCGAGCGGCCACAAGAGGTACTAGTGTGTTCATACGCTAACAAtaactaaaaatttatattcatacattagttaagtaataatttccaaagatacaattattatcttaaataaacaatCGTGCTCAATATGTACCATGGATCAAACTCAAAGAGAAAGTTTCCTGCAGACCCGTGCGGGCGGATGTCCCCTGTAGTAGCCATTCCACCGTTAATGAGTCGTGTGCGCAGCTGGACACGTGGCGGTACCGCGCCAAGAACTTCATAATGTACGTGCCGGACGGGCGCGCGGCGGGCGGGGCGCGCGCGGCCGCGCTGCAGCACCGCAACACGCGCCTGCACCGCCAGCCCTTCGACCCCGCGCGCGACAAGGAGGCCATCACCGCGCTGGCCAGGAGCCAGGTGAGCCCGCTCAACCTCGATCCTCGTGCATCCGCAAAATATGTATAGCAAAACAGGGAACGAAGGTGATAGTCCTGTGACAGCCCGACTACCTAATGCCACACGGAGTCAATTCacgaaaaatataattgcattaatttgtctttttttgcttataaaagtgatctattaaattttttgttaccAGGATGCCACGGTCAAAGGGAAGATCGGAGTGGACGGCGTCAGCATAGTACAGGAGAAGCCCACGGCCGAGTACTCGTTCGTGGCGACCCCGTCGCCCCGCCCCGGCGACGGACCCGACCGGTCCCCCCTGATGACGTGGGGGGAGATCGAGGGGACCCCCTTCAGACTGGACGGCGGCGACACGCCTCTACCGGCGTGAGTGAATCAAATTTTTTTACTACATCTGACAGTCATGACGTATATATAAGAGAAAGCACTCTCCGATGTGGAGTAATAAAGAGGACGTCCCCGCAGAgccggcgcgggcgcggcgtaCCGCATGCTGGAGTGCGGCGCGCGCGAGCGCCTGGCGCTGCAGCTGTCGGAGCGCGGCGCGCGCCGGCGCACGCCctcgccgcgcgcgccgccgcgcagGTACGCGCCGCGACCTCACACGCCACACCCTCGCGACGTTCTGATTATTTCGGTCGTTAGAAACTGTTTTTTGTAGTTTCAGAAGCAACACCGAGAGACTGGCGAGCATGTCGCCGGCGGCCAGGAAGCTGGCCGCTAAACATTTGCTCTCCCCGCGTCTGAAGTTGACCCCCAATGATGTGGGGATTCTCTCGCACACCCCCAAGCGGAATCGGACCCCGAGGACGCCTCTCGTGACGACGCCGGGCGCATCGACTTCCTCTAAGAATGTCTCGGCCCCACCATCTACTTCCGGAAGTGACAGCACCGGCGTTACGACAGATAACAATATCACAGATAATCTTTTACAGATTAATGTAGCGAAGAGGACGAGATTAAAAGCTCAGGACTTCTTTAATTAAGTCTAGTTTACAAGAATTATAATAAGTGTGCATTAAGAGAGAGTTTTATTTCCCTGATTAGACgtcaataatatgatattacgaTTATGTTTGAAAGATATACGGGCACAgataataacgaaataattattatactgggaaattaaattgtttaattattatttattaactgcaGTGGTTGTaatataatggtttttttttatagagattcattttaattcggtatttacacattgaaataaaactagtttttaacggatttaatcgcgtatattaattattttaacatcccgacgtttcgaacactttgcagtgttcgtggtcacgggcagactgaatTTCGAAATATTCAGCATGGTGTGTCGTTGTCGGTCCCGTGTGTCTTTGtgtttttaaacaaatcaattttcTCCAAAACAAGTTTAATATCAAAGAAGCATCTTCATcactttttgatatatttaaacttatttttcttttaccttTAACGCCCTTATTAccctatataaaatttaattatatatattacgacATATTCTTAACAAGTAATTTGTTAAGAATATGTcgaattaagtaataaaagtagTTATTATCTATGGGATAATTTTACTATCTATGATTACATTTCTCTATATTCGACGGTACGCCAGGTGTGAGGGTGGTAGGGTCGATACCGAatgaatttacattaaaaaccttttatataACACAGATAAACACTTAACCGAGACTTATGACAGTATAGAGTTTCAATTATTTACTTCCTGACGATTGCACTACTTTCAAACAATATCCTATCATCAGCCATATTGAAATTGACATTGATTTGTGACAGTTTGTTTTCAGGAATTTGTTAAAACAAATGAGTAttgtaatttatcttattttttttttataatataagcttattgttttattttataaaataaaaatggtaaaaggagtaatttaaaattaaaacttgattatctttttgtttaaa
This is a stretch of genomic DNA from Vanessa atalanta chromosome 20, ilVanAtal1.2, whole genome shotgun sequence. It encodes these proteins:
- the LOC125071716 gene encoding splicing factor ESS-2 homolog isoform X1, with translation MTQENRTPRPGEAALQNMQLLKKESSVFKVPKVPPKKKTTKQSNILDEEVYVEGIARIIQRDFFPDLEKLKAQNDYLEATENKDYARLREIARKYSGSRPPTEPYNTPATFDTPTVGRPYSPSNTESPAVSTKSTDSDTEKPKDLLEKYSLDSFLAMHTSEDNASYDRVIALEDKKRSSKFASQMEAEVTSAALADAALTLPSIERQADQSERPQELDTWRYRAKNFIMYVPDGRAAGGARAAALQHRNTRLHRQPFDPARDKEAITALARSQDATVKGKIGVDGVSIVQEKPTAEYSFVATPSPRPGDGPDRSPLMTWGEIEGTPFRLDGGDTPLPAAGAGAAYRMLECGARERLALQLSERGARRRTPSPRAPPRSFRSNTERLASMSPAARKLAAKHLLSPRLKLTPNDVGILSHTPKRNRTPRTPLVTTPGASTSSKNVSAPPSTSGSDSTGVTTDNNITDNLLQINVAKRTRLKAQDFFN
- the LOC125071716 gene encoding splicing factor ESS-2 homolog isoform X2, translating into MTQENRTPRPGEAALQNMQLLKKESSVFKVPKVPPKKKTTKQSNILDEEVYVEGIARIIQRDFFPDLEKLKAQNDYLEATENKDYARLREIARKYSGSRPPTEPYNTPATFDTPTVGRPYSPSNTESPAVSTKSTDSDTEKPKDLLEKYSLDSFLAMHTSEDNASYDRVIALEDKKRSSKFASQMEAEVTSAALADAALTLPSIERQADQSERPQELDTWRYRAKNFIMYVPDGRAAGGARAAALQHRNTRLHRQPFDPARDKEAITALARSQDATVKGKIGVDGVSIVQEKPTAEYSFVATPSPRPGDGPDRSPLMTWGEIEGTPFRLDGGDTPLPAFRSNTERLASMSPAARKLAAKHLLSPRLKLTPNDVGILSHTPKRNRTPRTPLVTTPGASTSSKNVSAPPSTSGSDSTGVTTDNNITDNLLQINVAKRTRLKAQDFFN